In one window of Prevotella fusca JCM 17724 DNA:
- a CDS encoding NADH-quinone oxidoreductase subunit D-related protein, whose amino-acid sequence MKLENKEFGFDSFASEMARLKNEKHFDYLVTVVGEDFGAEEGLGCIYILENTNTHERCSVKQLAKKVEEESVIPSVYNLWADADLLEREVYDFYGIKFLGHPDMRRLFLRNDFKGYPLRKDYDMDPAKNMYTTEDDVELDTTTEWNLNKNGELVGTQRPLFTDDNFVVNIGPQHPSTHGVLRLQTVLDGETITKIYPHLGYIHRGIEKLCEQFTYPQTLALTDRMNYLSAMMHRHALVGVIEEGMGIELSDRILYIRTIMDELQRIDNHLLYTACCAQDLGALTAFLYGMRDREHVLNVMEETTGGRLIQNYYRIGGLQADIDPNFVSNVKELCKYLRPMVQEYLDVFGDNVITHQRFRDVGTMNEQDCISYGVTGPAGRASGWKNDVRKNHPYAVYDKVDFEQITLTHGDSMDRYYCHIQEIYQSLNIIEQLIDNIPEGEFYIKQKPIIKVPEGQWYFSVEGASGEFGAYLDSRGDKSAYRLKFRPMGLTLVGAMDKMLRGQKIADLVTTGAALDFVIPDIDR is encoded by the coding sequence ATGAAATTAGAAAACAAAGAATTCGGTTTTGATAGCTTTGCTTCAGAAATGGCAAGGCTGAAGAATGAGAAGCATTTCGATTACCTTGTAACTGTTGTCGGTGAAGACTTTGGTGCAGAAGAAGGTCTTGGATGTATCTATATTCTTGAGAATACAAATACGCACGAGCGTTGCTCTGTCAAGCAGCTTGCAAAGAAGGTGGAAGAAGAGTCTGTTATTCCTTCTGTCTACAATCTTTGGGCTGATGCTGACTTGCTGGAGCGCGAGGTATATGACTTCTATGGCATCAAGTTCCTCGGTCACCCTGACATGCGTCGTCTCTTCTTGAGAAACGACTTCAAGGGCTACCCTCTCCGTAAGGATTATGACATGGACCCTGCAAAGAACATGTACACTACGGAGGATGATGTTGAACTTGATACTACCACAGAGTGGAATCTTAATAAGAATGGTGAACTCGTCGGTACACAGCGTCCGCTGTTTACTGATGACAACTTCGTTGTGAACATTGGTCCTCAGCACCCGTCTACTCACGGTGTGCTCCGTCTGCAGACAGTTTTGGATGGTGAGACTATTACCAAGATTTATCCGCATTTGGGTTATATCCATCGTGGTATTGAGAAACTTTGCGAGCAGTTCACTTACCCTCAGACATTGGCATTGACTGACCGTATGAACTATCTGTCAGCCATGATGCATCGCCATGCGCTTGTCGGCGTTATCGAGGAAGGTATGGGCATTGAACTGTCTGACCGCATCCTCTACATCCGTACCATCATGGATGAGTTGCAGCGTATTGACAATCACCTTCTTTATACAGCTTGCTGTGCTCAGGACCTGGGTGCTCTCACAGCCTTCCTTTATGGTATGCGTGACCGCGAGCATGTGTTGAATGTGATGGAGGAGACAACCGGTGGTCGTCTGATTCAGAATTATTATAGAATTGGTGGTCTGCAGGCAGACATTGATCCGAATTTCGTCTCAAATGTCAAGGAGCTCTGTAAGTATCTGCGTCCGATGGTGCAGGAGTACCTGGATGTCTTTGGTGACAACGTCATCACGCATCAACGTTTCCGTGATGTAGGTACTATGAACGAGCAGGATTGCATCAGCTACGGTGTGACAGGTCCTGCCGGTCGTGCAAGTGGCTGGAAGAATGATGTCCGCAAGAACCATCCATACGCTGTATATGATAAGGTGGACTTTGAGCAGATAACCTTGACACATGGTGACTCCATGGATCGTTACTATTGTCATATTCAGGAGATTTATCAGAGTCTCAATATCATCGAGCAGCTGATTGACAATATTCCTGAAGGTGAGTTCTATATCAAGCAGAAGCCAATCATTAAAGTTCCAGAGGGACAGTGGTACTTCTCAGTTGAGGGTGCAAGTGGTGAGTTCGGTGCTTATCTGGATTCACGTGGTGACAAGAGTGCATATCGTTTAAAGTTCCGTCCTATGGGTCTGACTCTTGTTGGTGCTATGGATAAGATGTTGCGTGGTCAGAAGATTGCCGACTTGGTGACTACTGGTGCTGCACTTGATTTCGTTATTCCTGATATTGACCGCTAA
- a CDS encoding 4Fe-4S dicluster domain-containing protein: MEDKKQSYFGEVGSALKTLATGMKVTMKEYFTPKSTEQYPENRKTTLHVAKRHRGRLVFKRDEEGNHKCTSCTMCEKACPNGTIKILSEMVTNPETGKKKKQLVDYEYDLGDCMFCELCVNACNFDAIEFTNDFENSVFDRSKLILHLDKEVYEGGSLPGLIDGGADWKVGTFNTKKK; encoded by the coding sequence ATGGAAGATAAAAAACAATCATATTTTGGTGAGGTCGGGAGTGCGCTCAAGACACTTGCTACGGGTATGAAGGTGACCATGAAGGAATACTTCACACCTAAATCTACCGAGCAGTATCCTGAGAACCGCAAGACAACCCTTCACGTAGCCAAGCGTCACCGTGGCCGTCTGGTCTTCAAACGTGACGAGGAAGGAAATCACAAGTGTACTTCTTGTACAATGTGCGAGAAGGCTTGTCCTAATGGTACTATCAAGATTCTTTCTGAGATGGTTACCAATCCAGAGACAGGTAAGAAAAAGAAGCAGCTCGTTGATTATGAGTATGACTTAGGTGACTGCATGTTCTGTGAGTTGTGTGTTAATGCCTGCAACTTCGATGCAATCGAGTTTACTAATGACTTCGAGAATTCAGTCTTTGACCGTTCTAAGTTAATTCTTCACCTTGACAAGGAAGTCTATGAAGGTGGTTCACTGCCTGGTCTTATTGACGGTGGTGCTGACTGGAAAGTTGGAACATTCAATACTAAAAAGAAATAA
- a CDS encoding NADH-quinone oxidoreductase subunit J family protein yields MARLIMFAILAVVILASAVFCVSTKRIMRAATALLFVLFGVAGLYFLLDYTFLGAVQISIYAGGITMMYIFAIQLVSKRTLQGLSERWLGKRTFLAAIIALVGFGTVILVLLKNEVLRYTAVDGDSLANEVTMDIIGHNLMTADKYGYVLPFEFISVFLLACIIGGLVILNNNKKEESK; encoded by the coding sequence ATGGCAAGATTAATTATGTTTGCGATTCTCGCCGTTGTTATACTGGCTTCAGCCGTATTCTGCGTGTCGACGAAGCGTATCATGCGAGCTGCGACAGCATTGCTGTTCGTTCTCTTTGGCGTTGCAGGTCTCTACTTCCTGCTCGATTACACATTCCTTGGTGCTGTACAAATCAGTATTTATGCTGGTGGTATCACAATGATGTACATCTTTGCAATCCAGTTGGTAAGCAAGCGTACATTGCAGGGACTCTCTGAACGTTGGTTAGGGAAGCGTACTTTCCTTGCTGCCATTATTGCTTTGGTTGGTTTTGGAACAGTAATCTTGGTTCTGTTGAAGAATGAAGTCCTGCGTTATACTGCTGTGGATGGAGATTCTCTGGCAAATGAGGTTACTATGGATATTATAGGTCATAATTTGATGACAGCCGACAAGTATGGTTATGTACTCCCATTCGAGTTCATCTCTGTATTCCTTCTGGCTTGCATCATCGGTGGCTTGGTAATTCTGAATAACAATAAGAAGGAGGAAAGCAAATGA
- the nuoH gene encoding NADH-quinone oxidoreductase subunit NuoH, which produces MFDFRIVTTWFDELLRVTCGLSNFWTVLIECVVVGLAILLAYALLAIVLIFMERKVCAYFQCRIGPVRVGWWGTLQVFADVLKMLIKEIFAVDKADKLLYYLAPFLVIIASVGTFSFLPWNNGAHILDFNVGIFLVTAISSIGVIGVFIAGWGSNNKYSVLSAMRGAVQMISYELSLGICLISAVILTGTMQVSGIVEAQTGPLRWLIVQGHVPATLAFLVFCVAGNAEANRGPFDLAEAESELTAGYHTEYSGMGFGFYYLAEYLNLFVVSGVATTVFLGGWAPLNIGLDGFDAIMNYIPGLVWFLGKTFVVVFLLMWIKWTFPRLRIDQILKLEWKYLMPLSLVILVLMTVCVAFGWTIHY; this is translated from the coding sequence ATGTTCGATTTTAGAATAGTAACAACATGGTTCGATGAGCTGCTCCGTGTCACTTGTGGCTTGAGCAACTTCTGGACTGTTCTGATTGAGTGCGTTGTGGTGGGACTGGCAATACTTCTTGCTTATGCTCTGCTTGCTATCGTACTTATCTTCATGGAACGTAAGGTCTGCGCCTACTTCCAGTGCCGTATCGGTCCGGTCCGAGTAGGCTGGTGGGGCACCTTGCAGGTCTTTGCCGACGTGTTGAAGATGTTGATCAAGGAAATCTTTGCTGTCGATAAGGCTGACAAACTGCTTTATTATCTGGCTCCTTTCTTGGTAATCATTGCTTCAGTCGGTACATTCTCCTTCCTTCCTTGGAACAATGGAGCTCATATTCTGGATTTCAATGTAGGCATCTTCCTCGTAACAGCAATCAGTTCTATTGGTGTTATTGGTGTGTTTATCGCAGGATGGGGTAGTAACAACAAGTACTCAGTCCTTTCTGCTATGCGTGGAGCCGTACAGATGATTTCCTATGAGCTTTCATTGGGCATCTGTTTGATTTCAGCAGTTATTTTGACTGGTACAATGCAGGTTTCAGGTATAGTCGAAGCTCAGACTGGTCCTTTGCGGTGGTTGATTGTACAGGGACATGTTCCTGCTACTTTGGCTTTCCTCGTATTCTGTGTTGCTGGTAATGCAGAGGCTAACCGTGGTCCGTTCGACTTGGCAGAAGCTGAGAGTGAGTTGACTGCAGGTTACCACACTGAATATAGTGGTATGGGCTTCGGTTTCTATTATCTGGCTGAGTATCTTAATCTTTTTGTTGTATCAGGTGTTGCAACTACTGTATTCTTAGGCGGTTGGGCTCCTTTGAACATTGGATTAGATGGCTTCGATGCAATTATGAATTACATTCCAGGACTCGTTTGGTTCCTTGGTAAGACATTCGTTGTAGTATTCCTGCTGATGTGGATTAAGTGGACTTTCCCACGTCTCCGTATCGATCAGATTCTGAAATTAGAGTGGAAGTATCTTATGCCGCTGTCACTGGTTATCCTCGTATTGATGACTGTGTGCGTAGCATTTGGTTGGACTATTCACTATTAA
- a CDS encoding NADH-quinone oxidoreductase subunit 5 family protein — translation MFDYAFLILLLPFLSAIVLGLFGMKMPRKVAGIIGTCVVGTLFALSLYTAYRYFFYTGEFTAMGETFNVTDGRLANGVYPTVTVFNFTWLKFTELLTFNIGLRLSPISVMMLIVITTVSFMVHIYSFGYMAERDENYEFEEYEHGFQRFYAYLSLFTMSMLGLVVATNIFQMYLFWELVGVCSYLLIGFYYPKHTAVHASKKAFIVTRFADLFFLIGILFFSFYVGTFNYDLSVNPGLSETLRGLATNPESAWVLPTALFLMFIGGAGKSAMFPLHIWLPDAMEGPTPVSALIHAATMVVAGVFQVASLLPIYVQFGAQEQLHWIAWIAAFTAFYAAAVACTQSDIKRGLAFSTISQIAYMLVALGVCFYDSKNGSFNSPEYLHHGGLGYMAAMFHLFTHAMFKALLFLCSGAIIVIIGSNFKEYMGGLHKYMPITNICFLIGCLAIAGIPPFAGFFSKDEIISACNALPGVEGQALKWIMTLVAGMTAFYMFRLYYVIFWGESYYEQDPENRRRPQEVPFVMWGPLVFLAAISVCAGWIPFGHFVSANGLNYDIHIDWSIATTSIIAAVIGIALSTWMYAGKKQPVADALQRTFPRLHKAALNRFYIDDAWQFFTHKIVFRCFSIPIAWFDRHVIDGTFNFMAWGTQEAGESIRSWQSGDVRQYAVWFITGTVALTLILLCLI, via the coding sequence ATGTTTGATTACGCATTTTTGATACTTCTTCTCCCGTTCCTGAGTGCTATTGTGCTTGGTTTGTTCGGAATGAAGATGCCTCGCAAGGTCGCTGGTATTATCGGCACCTGTGTGGTAGGTACGCTATTTGCGCTTAGTCTCTACACTGCTTACCGCTATTTCTTCTATACTGGCGAATTTACAGCAATGGGCGAGACCTTCAACGTAACTGATGGTCGTTTGGCAAATGGTGTATATCCAACTGTTACAGTATTCAACTTCACATGGTTGAAGTTTACAGAACTTCTGACATTCAACATAGGTTTACGCCTTTCTCCTATCAGTGTAATGATGTTGATAGTCATTACTACCGTCAGCTTCATGGTTCATATCTATTCATTCGGTTATATGGCTGAACGTGATGAGAACTATGAGTTTGAGGAGTATGAGCATGGATTCCAGCGTTTCTATGCTTATCTGTCACTCTTTACGATGTCCATGCTTGGACTCGTAGTGGCAACCAACATCTTCCAGATGTATCTGTTCTGGGAATTGGTAGGTGTATGTTCTTATCTGTTGATTGGATTCTATTATCCAAAGCATACAGCAGTACATGCCAGCAAGAAGGCGTTTATTGTTACTCGTTTTGCTGACTTGTTCTTCTTGATTGGTATTCTGTTCTTCAGCTTCTATGTAGGGACATTCAATTATGACCTCAGTGTCAATCCCGGTCTCTCTGAAACATTGAGGGGATTGGCTACTAATCCAGAGTCTGCATGGGTACTTCCAACAGCTCTTTTCTTGATGTTTATTGGTGGTGCAGGTAAGTCAGCTATGTTCCCCTTACACATCTGGTTGCCAGATGCCATGGAAGGACCAACACCAGTATCTGCTTTGATTCATGCCGCTACGATGGTTGTTGCCGGTGTATTCCAGGTTGCATCACTGCTGCCAATCTACGTACAGTTTGGTGCACAGGAACAACTTCACTGGATTGCCTGGATTGCAGCATTCACAGCCTTCTATGCCGCAGCAGTGGCTTGTACCCAAAGCGACATTAAGCGTGGTCTGGCATTCTCGACAATCTCACAGATTGCCTACATGCTCGTAGCACTTGGTGTTTGTTTCTATGACAGCAAGAATGGTTCATTCAACAGTCCAGAATATCTCCACCACGGTGGTCTTGGTTATATGGCAGCAATGTTCCACCTCTTCACTCACGCTATGTTCAAGGCTCTGCTCTTCCTTTGTTCTGGTGCTATCATAGTTATCATTGGCAGCAACTTCAAGGAGTATATGGGTGGCTTGCACAAGTACATGCCGATTACAAACATCTGCTTCCTGATCGGTTGTCTGGCGATTGCAGGTATCCCTCCATTTGCCGGCTTCTTCTCAAAGGATGAGATTATCTCAGCATGTAATGCCCTGCCGGGTGTTGAAGGTCAGGCTTTGAAGTGGATTATGACCCTCGTAGCTGGTATGACAGCGTTCTATATGTTCCGTCTTTACTATGTTATCTTCTGGGGCGAGTCTTACTATGAGCAGGACCCAGAGAACCGTCGCCGTCCACAGGAAGTTCCTTTCGTAATGTGGGGTCCATTGGTATTCCTTGCTGCCATCTCTGTCTGTGCAGGCTGGATACCATTCGGTCATTTTGTAAGTGCCAATGGTTTGAACTATGATATCCATATTGACTGGAGCATTGCTACTACCAGTATCATTGCAGCAGTTATCGGTATTGCTCTTTCAACCTGGATGTATGCAGGCAAGAAACAGCCTGTTGCTGACGCTTTGCAGCGTACATTCCCACGTTTGCACAAGGCTGCCCTCAACAGATTCTATATTGATGATGCATGGCAGTTCTTCACACACAAGATTGTGTTCCGTTGCTTCTCTATTCCAATAGCATGGTTCGACCGTCACGTTATTGACGGCACATTCAATTTCATGGCTTGGGGTACACAGGAGGCTGGTGAGTCTATCCGTTCATGGCAGAGTGGCGATGTCCGTCAGTATGCTGTATGGTTCATCACCGGTACTGTAGCATTAACATTAATATTACTTTGCTTGATTTAA
- a CDS encoding NADH-quinone oxidoreductase subunit A, translated as MYFTLFVTVLITAAFLVVAAYAIAKWIGPRSYNPAKGEPYECGIPTHGTSWLPMHVGYYLFAILFLMFDVETVFLYPWAVVVKTIGPLALATIGFFMLVLVFGLAYAWRKGALEWK; from the coding sequence ATGTATTTCACACTTTTTGTTACCGTTTTGATAACGGCCGCATTCCTGGTAGTGGCAGCTTATGCTATTGCTAAGTGGATTGGTCCGCGTTCATACAATCCGGCGAAGGGTGAGCCTTACGAGTGTGGTATTCCGACTCATGGAACCTCTTGGTTACCAATGCATGTCGGCTACTATCTCTTTGCCATCTTGTTCCTGATGTTTGACGTGGAGACCGTCTTCCTCTACCCGTGGGCAGTCGTTGTAAAGACAATTGGACCTTTGGCACTCGCCACAATCGGGTTCTTTATGCTGGTATTAGTATTTGGCCTTGCGTATGCTTGGCGGAAAGGAGCGCTTGAATGGAAATAA
- a CDS encoding ATPase translates to MILIADSGGSKTDWALVSLPSDTRKYVLKVRTQGLNPFHQSKEVILKSLEQELLPALYRAAEQNKCFPKQADIAEKVTLVAFYGAGCTKNLSPIVGEALAAAFPSASIKVESDLLGAAHAVCGHAAGIACILGTGANSCLYDGEQITANVPPLGYILGDEGSGAVLGKLLLNGIFKGDLSEETRDLYLSWSGLTYLEIIDKVYRQPLANRFLAGCSKFIKKNLQYSELEELVINNFDNFFKKNILKYSSSSTRTISAVGGIAAAFEEQLRKSADRFGYRVRKVIASPIEGLIEYYS, encoded by the coding sequence ATGATACTAATTGCCGACAGTGGTGGGTCCAAGACAGACTGGGCACTGGTCAGTCTGCCGTCAGATACTCGTAAGTATGTATTGAAAGTCCGTACGCAAGGACTGAACCCGTTTCATCAGTCGAAGGAAGTCATCTTGAAGTCGTTAGAGCAGGAACTACTCCCTGCGTTGTACAGGGCTGCAGAGCAAAACAAGTGCTTTCCCAAGCAGGCTGATATAGCAGAGAAGGTTACACTGGTAGCCTTTTATGGAGCGGGCTGTACAAAGAATCTCTCACCCATTGTTGGTGAAGCTCTCGCTGCTGCATTCCCTTCTGCCAGTATAAAGGTTGAAAGTGACCTGTTAGGTGCTGCCCATGCTGTATGCGGGCATGCGGCAGGTATTGCCTGTATTTTAGGTACTGGTGCCAACAGCTGTCTCTATGATGGCGAGCAGATTACTGCAAATGTGCCTCCACTGGGTTATATCTTAGGGGATGAAGGCAGTGGGGCAGTGCTTGGCAAACTGCTTCTCAATGGTATATTCAAGGGTGATTTGTCAGAAGAGACACGTGATTTATATTTGTCCTGGAGTGGTTTGACCTATCTGGAAATTATAGATAAAGTCTATCGTCAACCACTTGCCAATCGCTTTCTGGCAGGCTGTTCAAAGTTTATTAAGAAAAACCTTCAATATTCTGAATTAGAGGAGTTAGTGATAAATAACTTTGATAATTTCTTTAAGAAGAATATTTTGAAGTATTCTTCATCCTCTACTCGTACAATTTCTGCTGTCGGTGGTATCGCTGCAGCTTTTGAAGAGCAGTTGAGGAAAAGTGCAGACAGATTTGGTTATCGGGTCAGGAAGGTGATAGCTTCTCCCATAGAAGGGTTGATAGAATATTATTCTTAG
- the nuoK gene encoding NADH-quinone oxidoreductase subunit NuoK: protein MIPVGYFFVLSGLLFFIGVFGFVTRRNLVAMLISVELVLNSVDINFAAFNRLLFPDGYEGMFFTLFSIGVSAAESAVALAIIINVYRHFHSDQVNSIENMKL from the coding sequence ATGATACCAGTAGGATATTTCTTTGTCCTTAGTGGACTGTTGTTCTTTATCGGAGTATTTGGTTTCGTAACCCGTCGCAACCTTGTTGCAATGCTTATCTCCGTAGAGTTAGTTCTCAATAGTGTTGATATCAACTTCGCTGCATTCAATCGTCTGCTTTTCCCTGATGGATATGAGGGTATGTTCTTTACGCTCTTCTCCATCGGTGTAAGCGCAGCTGAATCAGCGGTTGCCCTCGCTATTATCATCAATGTTTACCGTCATTTCCACAGCGATCAGGTGAACAGTATTGAAAATATGAAATTATAA
- a CDS encoding NADH-quinone oxidoreductase subunit B, whose protein sequence is MEIRKPKIKSLPYEDWKDNDTLSKMASDLNDGGTNLVLGNLDQLINWGRSNSLWSLTFATSCCGIEFMAVGCARYDFSRFGFEVTRNSPRQADLIMCAGTITNKMAPALKRLYDQMAEPKYVVAVGGCAISGGPFKDSYHVMRGVDEIIPVDVYIPGCPPRPEAIIYGMMQLQRKVKIEKFFGGVNHKQTTEERETGKSNAELIFSEKLGIDPEEIKEKREAAWAEAKKPAPKPTRPAEKPAVAAAKPVDAPAKTAEPAAPSPEAVAPKKETIVVNQPVTQEDVEKLGKEIDQIDAASKATEESAANN, encoded by the coding sequence ATGGAAATAAGGAAGCCAAAAATCAAGTCTCTTCCATACGAGGATTGGAAGGACAATGATACGCTTAGCAAGATGGCAAGCGATTTGAACGATGGCGGAACCAACCTCGTTCTCGGTAACCTGGATCAGCTCATCAACTGGGGGCGTAGCAACTCACTCTGGTCTCTGACCTTTGCAACATCATGTTGTGGTATTGAGTTCATGGCTGTCGGTTGTGCACGTTACGACTTCTCCCGTTTTGGTTTTGAGGTAACCCGTAACTCTCCACGTCAGGCTGACCTGATTATGTGTGCCGGTACTATTACAAACAAGATGGCACCAGCATTGAAGCGTCTGTATGACCAGATGGCAGAACCGAAGTATGTTGTGGCAGTTGGCGGCTGTGCCATTTCTGGTGGTCCGTTCAAAGACAGCTATCACGTCATGCGTGGTGTCGATGAGATTATTCCAGTGGATGTCTACATCCCGGGCTGTCCTCCACGTCCGGAAGCTATTATCTATGGTATGATGCAGCTTCAGCGTAAGGTGAAGATTGAAAAGTTCTTCGGTGGTGTCAACCATAAGCAGACCACAGAGGAACGTGAAACTGGCAAGAGTAATGCCGAACTTATATTCAGCGAGAAGCTGGGAATCGATCCGGAAGAGATAAAGGAAAAGCGTGAAGCAGCATGGGCTGAAGCTAAAAAGCCTGCTCCAAAACCTACACGTCCTGCAGAGAAACCTGCTGTTGCAGCTGCCAAACCTGTCGATGCTCCGGCAAAAACTGCTGAGCCAGCTGCTCCTTCTCCTGAAGCTGTAGCTCCAAAGAAAGAGACAATTGTCGTTAACCAGCCGGTAACACAGGAAGATGTAGAGAAGCTGGGTAAGGAAATTGACCAGATTGATGCAGCAAGCAAGGCTACAGAAGAGAGTGCTGCTAACAATTAA